The following proteins are encoded in a genomic region of Candidatus Cloacimonas sp.:
- the rimI gene encoding ribosomal protein S18-alanine N-acetyltransferase translates to MNTSFSIRPLFREDIESVQKIERLVFSDPWPDEAFTDFLSPWYYALLHDEQVIGYIFYYGTREEREVINFAIQPDFQGMGLGEFLLMETMRLMTEDGGKLIFLEVRISNYKARCLYEKVGFQEIGLRKNYYKKPEEDAIVMVYNNYAL, encoded by the coding sequence ATGAATACTTCTTTCAGCATTCGCCCACTCTTTAGAGAAGATATTGAATCTGTGCAAAAGATTGAGCGTTTGGTTTTTTCTGATCCCTGGCCTGATGAAGCATTTACAGATTTTCTTAGTCCTTGGTATTATGCTTTGTTACACGACGAACAAGTAATCGGTTATATTTTTTATTATGGAACGAGAGAAGAAAGAGAAGTCATAAATTTTGCCATTCAGCCAGATTTTCAAGGTATGGGATTGGGAGAATTTTTGTTGATGGAGACCATGCGACTAATGACTGAAGATGGAGGAAAACTCATCTTTTTGGAAGTGCGTATTTCCAATTACAAAGCTCGTTGTCTCTATGAAAAAGTAGGTTTTCAAGAAATCGGACTAAGAAAGAACTACTACAAAAAGCCAGAAGAGGATGCCATAGTAATGGTATATAATAATTATGCATTATGA
- the folK gene encoding 2-amino-4-hydroxy-6-hydroxymethyldihydropteridine diphosphokinase: MLYYLCLGSNTEDPNAQLDEAIERLSMLSGIEIMRKSSRIITKPYGMKNQPDFINQVLEIDNNYSPQELMEKLLHIEMTMGRLRRIKWGPRNIDIDILLAGDLKLDSRITPQENPWPSVIIPHPDLHNREFVLCLLNELIPDAVHPVLHKTISELYKEISAKEEL; this comes from the coding sequence ATGCTATATTATCTTTGTCTCGGTTCCAATACGGAAGATCCCAACGCCCAACTGGATGAGGCAATAGAGCGGTTGTCAATGCTTTCTGGAATTGAAATTATGCGCAAATCCTCACGCATAATTACGAAACCCTACGGAATGAAGAATCAGCCAGATTTTATAAATCAGGTGCTGGAAATAGATAATAATTATTCGCCTCAGGAATTAATGGAAAAGCTTCTGCATATCGAAATGACTATGGGACGCCTAAGAAGAATAAAATGGGGACCTCGTAACATTGATATAGATATTCTTCTGGCAGGAGATTTGAAATTGGATAGTAGAATCACGCCACAAGAAAATCCCTGGCCCAGTGTGATTATTCCCCATCCAGATTTGCATAATAGAGAATTTGTTTTATGCTTGCTTAATGAACTTATCCCCGACGCCGTGCATCCCGTTTTACATAAAACAATAAGTGAATTATATAAAGAAATATCTGCTAAGGAAGAACTATAA
- a CDS encoding HIT domain-containing protein: protein MNNQNKDNGEKHYLYSPWRLDYILGDKMDDCVLCRFQNPDNDKDNLIVYRANACYVMLNRYPYNNGHLMIIPYQHSASITDLELDTWLEMCSLVRDTEQILLRVYHCDGINIGINLGCAAGAGIAEHLHIHLVPRWQGDSNFMTIIGGERVIPESFEVAFAKLAPEFAKLAKTKELNS, encoded by the coding sequence ATGAATAATCAAAATAAGGACAACGGAGAAAAGCACTATCTTTATTCTCCTTGGCGTCTGGATTATATATTAGGTGACAAAATGGATGATTGCGTTTTATGTCGTTTCCAAAATCCTGATAATGATAAAGATAACTTGATTGTCTATAGAGCCAATGCCTGTTATGTAATGTTGAATCGCTATCCTTATAATAACGGACATCTGATGATTATTCCTTATCAACATTCCGCTTCTATAACGGATTTGGAATTGGACACCTGGCTGGAAATGTGTTCCTTGGTAAGAGACACGGAACAAATTTTATTGCGAGTTTATCATTGTGACGGCATAAATATTGGCATCAATCTGGGTTGTGCAGCCGGAGCTGGAATTGCAGAACATTTGCACATTCATCTTGTTCCACGCTGGCAAGGAGATAGCAATTTTATGACTATTATCGGTGGCGAAAGAGTTATCCCTGAGTCCTTTGAAGTTGCTTTCGCCAAATTAGCGCCTGAATTTGCAAAACTTGCTAAAACTAAAGAGCTTAACAGTTGA
- a CDS encoding sugar phosphate nucleotidyltransferase → MSNLSAIILAAGKGTRMKSERAKVTLPLAEKPMIQRVVDTALATKCQKIYVVVGYLKNSVIAALEDNDRIEFVEQKEQLGTGNAVITTEPYWKDLDQDVFILCGDVPLLSVQTLIQLYEKHKNEQASCTILTAFLEDPGKYGRILRNNEGNIYSIIEYKDANEEQRKIKEWNTGIYCFKVGDLFSALKQTSNNNKQGEYYLTDTVEILAKQGKIISSIVLEDLLEASGVNSQEELAALENSYVDRIRKKWLNSGVIIHNPETVYIGDEVIIEPDVEIYQNTVIKGKCMLEKGCVIGPGGLLENSTVSLDSILQGHNILVNAIMPEHHILSYGSNIIEEMQYE, encoded by the coding sequence ATGAGTAATCTGTCAGCAATTATTTTGGCTGCAGGAAAAGGCACAAGAATGAAATCGGAAAGAGCTAAAGTTACTTTGCCGCTGGCTGAAAAACCAATGATTCAGAGAGTGGTAGATACTGCTTTGGCTACTAAGTGTCAAAAGATCTATGTTGTAGTGGGCTACCTGAAAAACAGCGTGATAGCTGCCCTCGAAGATAATGACAGAATTGAATTTGTGGAGCAAAAAGAACAGCTCGGAACAGGCAATGCCGTAATTACAACTGAACCGTATTGGAAGGATTTAGATCAGGATGTGTTTATTTTATGTGGAGATGTTCCTTTACTTAGTGTGCAAACCCTTATCCAATTATATGAAAAGCATAAAAATGAACAGGCATCCTGCACAATTCTAACGGCCTTCTTAGAAGACCCGGGAAAATATGGACGCATTTTGCGCAATAACGAAGGGAACATATACAGCATCATTGAATACAAAGATGCCAACGAAGAACAGCGGAAAATTAAAGAATGGAATACCGGCATCTATTGTTTTAAAGTAGGAGATTTGTTTAGCGCTTTAAAACAGACCTCCAATAACAATAAACAGGGAGAATATTACCTTACCGACACAGTGGAAATTCTCGCTAAGCAAGGTAAAATTATCTCCAGTATTGTGCTGGAGGACTTGTTGGAAGCTTCCGGAGTGAATTCTCAGGAAGAATTGGCTGCCTTGGAAAATAGTTATGTGGATCGCATTCGCAAAAAATGGCTGAATAGCGGAGTTATCATTCACAATCCGGAAACCGTTTATATCGGTGATGAAGTTATTATTGAACCCGATGTGGAAATCTATCAGAATACTGTCATCAAAGGCAAATGTATGCTGGAAAAGGGTTGTGTAATAGGTCCCGGAGGTCTTTTGGAAAATAGCACCGTTTCGCTTGATTCCATTTTGCAGGGACACAATATTTTGGTGAATGCCATTATGCCGGAACACCATATTTTGAGCTACGGATCCAATATAATTGAAGAAATGCAATATGAATAA
- a CDS encoding LytR C-terminal domain-containing protein: protein MSLTNKPPEKNLPSKKSLIVSVILILLVTTAVILYFALKNRNSETKNFHAEDKFPAIKVIVTNGCGYEHLAADFAAALKDKNIEVVSLSQTSKPIYDKTIIVIRKGDMQDLNRLQKMTGIQRWTSAYNEYFGADFEIIVGRDYEQFLP, encoded by the coding sequence TTGAGTTTGACAAACAAACCCCCTGAAAAAAACTTGCCCTCAAAAAAGAGTTTGATAGTATCTGTCATTCTGATTCTTTTGGTTACGACAGCAGTTATCCTGTATTTTGCCTTAAAAAACAGAAATTCAGAGACCAAAAATTTTCACGCAGAGGACAAGTTCCCTGCAATTAAAGTAATAGTGACCAATGGTTGCGGATATGAACATCTGGCGGCTGATTTTGCCGCTGCATTGAAAGATAAAAATATTGAGGTGGTAAGTTTGTCACAGACCTCCAAACCGATATATGACAAAACCATAATCGTTATCCGCAAAGGCGATATGCAGGATTTGAATCGCTTGCAAAAAATGACTGGAATCCAGCGCTGGACAAGCGCATACAATGAATATTTCGGTGCCGATTTTGAAATCATCGTCGGCAGGGATTATGAACAGTTTTTACCATAA
- the rsfS gene encoding ribosome silencing factor, whose translation MSNFSKEAIITWLKEKKAENIRIYDMQDKCDYTDTIIVCEGNADVHNKAIANYLLDMLKENHLPLLSKEGIDFGHWILIDGGEIIVHIFLPETRDFYHIDDLLTKIVNTQTQESNK comes from the coding sequence GTGAGTAATTTCAGCAAAGAAGCCATTATCACCTGGCTGAAAGAGAAGAAAGCAGAAAACATTCGCATTTATGATATGCAAGATAAATGTGATTATACAGATACAATAATCGTTTGCGAAGGCAATGCCGATGTTCATAATAAAGCTATTGCCAATTACCTTTTGGATATGCTAAAAGAAAATCATCTGCCATTGTTAAGCAAGGAAGGCATTGATTTTGGGCACTGGATTTTGATTGATGGCGGAGAAATTATCGTGCATATCTTTTTACCTGAAACAAGGGATTTTTATCATATAGATGACCTTTTAACCAAAATAGTGAATACGCAGACACAAGAGAGTAACAAATGA
- the argS gene encoding arginine--tRNA ligase — translation MIKELLHKNIVEALDALNLSHSKEFGVDVPNNSEFGDFSTNAALVLGKENKQSPKQLAEKIVKELKKNKAFKKLEIAGPGFINFYLAPALYQQVFWEIYKNEEYGKSDFGNGEKILLEFVSANPTGPLNIVNARAAAFGDTLYRIMKCVGYAPAREFYINDAGNQVDILAESLELRLREIHGEKIGEFPYEAYHGEYVKHLAHRLNALEGTRVFMLPEKDRLEHLKEFALSELLEMQRSSLEKFGVVFEGWVSEKVLRSEGVVEEVLSYLTEADCTYEKEDAIWFCSTKFGDDKDRVLMKSDGSITYCVPDIAYHLTKIQRGFTKLIDIFGPDHHGYVPRIRAAFRALNYDDSILEFIFLQQVNIFESGERIKMSKRAGKIVTMDELISVVGKDAARYFFIARKANAHLNFDLELALKKNNENPVYYCQYAHARICSIIKKARSVKMYPKHFTKEMAGKLTKPEELVLIQKMADLPELLILIAKYREPHRLTTYLEEFASLLHHYYEKYQIVNPKNPTLTQARLMLLITVKKVMEICFDLLGISAPEKM, via the coding sequence ATGATTAAAGAACTACTGCATAAAAATATCGTGGAAGCACTGGATGCACTGAATCTTAGCCACTCAAAAGAGTTTGGCGTGGATGTTCCCAATAATTCTGAATTTGGTGATTTTTCTACTAACGCCGCTTTGGTCTTGGGTAAAGAAAACAAACAGTCCCCAAAGCAACTGGCGGAGAAAATAGTAAAAGAACTGAAGAAAAATAAAGCATTTAAAAAGCTGGAAATAGCAGGGCCTGGTTTTATCAATTTTTACTTAGCGCCTGCTTTATATCAACAGGTATTTTGGGAGATTTACAAAAACGAAGAATATGGCAAAAGCGATTTCGGTAATGGCGAAAAAATATTACTGGAATTCGTTAGCGCCAATCCCACCGGTCCATTAAATATTGTAAATGCTCGTGCCGCCGCTTTTGGAGACACGCTTTATCGTATTATGAAATGTGTGGGTTATGCTCCTGCCAGAGAATTTTACATAAACGATGCCGGTAACCAAGTGGATATTTTGGCGGAGTCATTGGAACTGCGTTTGCGGGAAATCCACGGAGAGAAAATTGGGGAATTTCCTTATGAAGCATATCATGGAGAGTATGTAAAACATTTGGCTCATCGCTTAAACGCTTTGGAAGGAACCCGTGTTTTTATGCTGCCTGAAAAAGACCGTTTGGAACACTTAAAAGAATTTGCTCTTTCTGAACTACTGGAAATGCAAAGAAGCTCTCTGGAAAAATTCGGAGTGGTATTTGAAGGTTGGGTTTCGGAAAAAGTTTTAAGATCTGAAGGTGTTGTGGAAGAAGTGCTTTCCTATTTAACTGAAGCCGATTGCACTTATGAAAAAGAGGATGCCATCTGGTTTTGCAGCACCAAGTTTGGCGACGATAAAGATAGAGTCCTGATGAAATCGGATGGTTCAATTACTTATTGCGTCCCCGACATTGCTTATCACCTAACGAAAATTCAGCGCGGATTCACTAAATTGATTGATATTTTCGGTCCCGATCATCATGGATATGTTCCTCGGATCAGAGCTGCCTTCAGAGCATTGAATTATGACGATTCCATCTTAGAATTCATTTTCCTGCAGCAAGTGAACATTTTTGAAAGCGGAGAGAGAATAAAGATGAGCAAGCGGGCAGGTAAAATTGTCACTATGGACGAACTTATAAGTGTTGTAGGTAAAGATGCAGCTCGTTATTTTTTCATAGCTCGCAAAGCAAATGCCCATTTGAATTTTGATTTGGAGCTGGCGTTGAAAAAGAATAACGAAAATCCTGTTTATTACTGTCAATATGCTCACGCTCGTATTTGCAGCATCATCAAAAAAGCACGCAGCGTTAAAATGTACCCGAAGCACTTTACGAAGGAAATGGCAGGAAAACTAACCAAACCGGAAGAATTGGTTCTGATTCAAAAGATGGCAGACCTTCCGGAGCTGTTGATTCTGATCGCTAAATATCGCGAACCACATCGCTTAACTACCTATTTGGAAGAATTTGCTTCTTTGCTACATCACTACTATGAAAAATATCAGATTGTAAATCCGAAGAATCCCACTCTTACTCAGGCACGCTTGATGTTGCTAATAACCGTAAAAAAAGTTATGGAAATTTGTTTTGATTTGCTGGGTATTAGCGCTCCGGAAAAAATGTAA